One stretch of Lacimicrobium alkaliphilum DNA includes these proteins:
- the tatA gene encoding twin-arginine translocase TatA/TatE family subunit: MGGISLWQLLIIFAIVLLLFGTKRLRTLGSDLGSAIKGFKKEIDTDKDASSDADFDQQKVENKRDSAATSRSDKQKQDS; the protein is encoded by the coding sequence ATGGGTGGAATCAGTCTGTGGCAATTATTAATCATTTTTGCCATTGTTCTATTATTGTTTGGAACCAAGCGTCTGCGTACGCTGGGCAGCGATCTTGGCTCTGCTATAAAAGGTTTTAAGAAAGAAATAGACACTGATAAGGATGCTTCTTCCGACGCTGACTTCGACCAACAGAAAGTGGAGAACAAGCGCGATTCTGCTGCCACCTCCAGGTCGGATAAACAGAAACAAGACAGTTAA
- the tatB gene encoding Sec-independent protein translocase protein TatB: protein MFDIGFWELLVIGIVALLVLGPERLPGAIRSTSRALSGVRSMASNFKQELEQQLKIQELHENLKKAEKQDLKNLSPELQKSVDELRDAAESVKKPYQKKE, encoded by the coding sequence ATGTTTGATATCGGCTTTTGGGAACTACTGGTTATTGGTATCGTTGCCCTACTGGTGTTAGGGCCTGAACGGCTGCCTGGTGCTATTCGCTCAACCAGCCGCGCCCTGTCAGGCGTGCGTTCCATGGCCAGTAATTTTAAGCAGGAGCTTGAGCAGCAACTGAAAATTCAGGAACTGCATGAAAACCTCAAAAAGGCCGAGAAACAGGATTTGAAGAACCTGTCACCTGAGTTACAAAAGTCGGTTGATGAATTGCGTGATGCCGCAGAATCCGTCAAAAAGCCGTATCAGAAAAAAGAATAA
- the tatC gene encoding twin-arginine translocase subunit TatC: MSDSQSLFTHLVELRGRLLKALLAVLVVFLCLAYFAQDLYHLLATPLLKVMPAGTQMIATDVASPFFAPFKLTMVLSFFIAIPVVFYQVWGFVAPGLYRNEKRLIAPLLVSSTLLFYLGIAFAYFVVFPLAFGFFTRVAPEGVTISTDISSYLDFVLKLFFAFGLSFQIPVAIILTCWTGMTTPQQLREKRPYVIVGVFVIGMLLTPPDIISQTLLAVPMWLLYEFGLLAGSLYQRRTEKNETESQDT, from the coding sequence ATGTCAGATTCCCAGTCTCTTTTTACCCATCTGGTCGAGTTGCGGGGGCGTTTGCTCAAGGCCTTGCTGGCGGTGTTGGTGGTGTTTTTATGCCTGGCCTATTTTGCCCAGGATCTGTATCACCTATTAGCCACCCCGCTGCTAAAGGTAATGCCTGCAGGCACACAGATGATCGCTACCGATGTAGCCTCGCCCTTTTTCGCCCCTTTTAAGCTGACCATGGTGTTGTCATTTTTTATTGCCATCCCCGTGGTGTTTTATCAGGTATGGGGCTTTGTGGCGCCGGGGCTGTATCGCAATGAGAAGCGCCTGATCGCGCCCTTACTGGTTTCCAGCACGCTGTTGTTTTATCTTGGTATCGCCTTTGCGTATTTCGTGGTGTTTCCGCTGGCGTTTGGGTTCTTTACCCGGGTGGCTCCGGAAGGCGTTACCATCAGTACTGATATCAGCAGTTATCTGGATTTTGTACTTAAACTGTTTTTCGCCTTTGGCCTGTCATTTCAGATCCCGGTGGCGATCATACTCACCTGCTGGACCGGCATGACCACGCCACAACAATTAAGGGAAAAACGCCCTTATGTGATCGTCGGGGTGTTTGTCATCGGCATGTTGCTGACACCACCGGATATTATTTCACAGACCTTGCTGGCAGTACCCATGTGGCTGCTGTATGAGTTTGGGCTGTTGGCTGGTAGTCTGTATCAGCGCCGAACCGAAAAAAACGAAACGGAGTCTCAGGACACATAA
- a CDS encoding TatD family hydrolase: MKWFDIGVNLTSSRFGKDLESVLERARASQVTQMLITGTSESQSLAAVTLAEQYQLYSTAGVHPHDASSVSEDYLHQLRDLASHPRVRAIGECGLDFNRNYSAKPDQLRVFEQQLELAADLELPVFLHERDAFEEQLSLLKKHRHKLVGGVAHCFTGDREQMEAYLQLDLYIGITGWLCDSKRGQALRDAVSVLPLERLLLETDAPFLTPKTLRPKASRNEPAFLPHIAEALSELIQVPVEHVAEAATDNARQLFNIDGDKDFGQS, translated from the coding sequence ATGAAATGGTTCGATATCGGCGTTAATCTGACCAGCAGCAGGTTTGGCAAAGACCTGGAATCGGTACTTGAACGTGCCCGGGCCAGTCAGGTTACGCAGATGCTGATAACCGGAACCAGCGAAAGTCAGAGCCTGGCGGCTGTTACCCTGGCGGAGCAATACCAGCTATACAGCACCGCCGGTGTACACCCTCATGATGCCTCTTCTGTCAGTGAAGATTATCTGCATCAATTGCGCGACCTTGCCAGTCATCCCAGGGTTCGCGCTATTGGTGAGTGTGGTCTTGATTTTAACCGTAACTACTCTGCCAAACCCGATCAGCTGAGAGTGTTTGAACAACAGCTGGAACTGGCCGCAGACCTTGAATTGCCAGTGTTTCTGCATGAACGGGATGCGTTTGAAGAACAGTTAAGCTTACTCAAAAAACATCGTCACAAACTGGTCGGCGGTGTCGCTCATTGTTTTACCGGAGACCGTGAGCAAATGGAGGCCTACCTGCAACTTGATTTGTATATTGGCATCACAGGTTGGCTGTGCGATAGCAAACGTGGGCAGGCTTTGCGTGATGCTGTATCCGTTCTGCCTCTTGAGCGCCTGTTGCTGGAGACTGATGCCCCCTTTCTGACGCCAAAAACCCTGCGCCCGAAAGCATCCAGAAACGAACCGGCGTTTTTACCTCATATCGCTGAGGCCCTCAGCGAGCTGATTCAGGTGCCAGTGGAACACGTTGCCGAGGCCGCCACAGACAATGCGCGGCAATTGTTCAACATTGATGGTGACAAAGATTTTGGCCAGTCTTAG
- a CDS encoding sensor domain-containing diguanylate cyclase: MASLSGNRLLGSRWLWFIVLSAVLIGSYASVSMLQAINGTQPQREIDRGIEYLSGAEANLSLDSLLQNDQLNWQTEQRRLLSYGMQKEPMWFRFTLSQLDYRQKWLLEIDYALLDSLRIWFMQDNRLLSDYSTGDSLPFRSRNIASEKFLFPIPQSDQPVTVYIRIQSSGSLKLPLKLWDMEQYLVYSGEHGLMLGLFFGFLVAMGLSNFFFFLTTRSINFLFYCGYVLFLGLTLMTLHGIGYKYLWPENIWLQGRSVVLFANATMFFAVIFSRELLSVHRHSLLVDRLLKISALVFLGLFLLSLLLPYWLMIKTFLLILIVEVFFICGVGIWLWRRGVAIARIYTIAWTTLLLTAMFASLETLDLISLDINSHYLLIAGASVETILLALVLAISFNQQRQQVFDAQQLALNKERDLREAEHQAQEELEYKVQERTLELEIALRELSEKNQELEERNTLDSLTGIRNRRYFDRRYQAEIRRSRREQTTLTIAMIDIDHFKQTNDNLGHLVGDDCIKAVANLIKSLLKRPADDVCRYGGEEFALLLPNTDERGAKVLLEHIREQIERSPVGTDAGDVSLTVSIGFVSAMVSSSIDDNTLLSQADQALYQAKQSGRNKVCQYHSTASQE, encoded by the coding sequence TTGGCCAGTCTTAGCGGTAATCGTCTGCTGGGCTCACGCTGGCTATGGTTCATCGTGCTCTCTGCCGTGCTGATTGGCAGTTATGCATCCGTGAGTATGTTACAGGCCATTAATGGCACCCAGCCGCAGCGGGAAATTGATCGCGGAATAGAATACCTCAGCGGTGCTGAGGCGAATCTGTCACTGGACAGCCTGTTACAGAACGATCAGCTCAACTGGCAGACCGAGCAACGTCGACTGCTGTCCTACGGCATGCAGAAAGAACCCATGTGGTTTCGCTTTACCCTGAGCCAACTGGATTATCGTCAAAAATGGCTGTTGGAAATCGACTATGCCTTGCTGGACAGTCTGAGGATCTGGTTTATGCAGGACAACAGGCTACTCAGTGACTATAGCACCGGTGACAGTCTGCCTTTTCGCAGTCGTAATATTGCCAGTGAAAAGTTCCTGTTTCCGATTCCGCAAAGCGACCAGCCCGTTACTGTGTATATCCGCATTCAGAGCAGTGGTTCATTAAAGCTACCTCTCAAACTGTGGGACATGGAGCAATATCTGGTTTACAGCGGTGAGCATGGACTGATGCTGGGGCTTTTCTTTGGCTTTCTGGTTGCCATGGGTCTGAGTAATTTCTTCTTTTTCCTGACTACCCGCTCGATTAACTTTCTGTTTTATTGTGGATATGTGCTGTTTCTCGGTCTCACCCTGATGACCCTGCACGGTATCGGCTACAAATATCTGTGGCCGGAAAATATCTGGCTACAGGGGCGCAGTGTGGTGCTGTTTGCCAATGCCACTATGTTCTTCGCCGTGATTTTCAGTCGTGAACTGCTGTCTGTGCACCGCCATAGCTTGCTGGTGGACAGGCTGCTGAAGATCTCAGCGCTGGTGTTCCTGGGCCTGTTCCTGCTCAGCCTGTTGCTTCCCTACTGGTTAATGATCAAGACCTTTTTACTGATTCTGATTGTAGAGGTGTTTTTTATCTGCGGGGTGGGCATCTGGCTCTGGCGGCGGGGTGTCGCTATTGCCCGTATCTATACTATTGCCTGGACTACTCTGCTGCTTACTGCCATGTTCGCAAGCCTGGAAACCCTGGATCTGATCAGTCTGGATATCAATTCCCACTATCTGCTGATTGCCGGAGCATCAGTGGAAACTATTCTGTTAGCCCTGGTACTGGCCATCAGTTTCAATCAGCAGCGCCAGCAGGTATTTGATGCCCAGCAACTGGCGCTGAATAAGGAACGGGATCTCAGAGAAGCCGAGCATCAGGCTCAGGAAGAGCTTGAATACAAAGTTCAGGAACGCACACTCGAGCTGGAAATTGCACTCCGGGAATTGTCAGAGAAGAACCAGGAACTGGAAGAGCGCAATACGCTGGATTCGCTGACAGGCATTCGCAACCGACGTTATTTTGATCGGCGCTATCAGGCCGAAATTCGCCGCAGCCGGCGTGAACAGACCACCCTCACCATCGCCATGATCGATATCGATCATTTTAAGCAGACCAATGATAATCTTGGTCATTTAGTCGGTGATGACTGTATCAAAGCGGTGGCCAATCTTATAAAGTCCTTGCTCAAACGGCCCGCTGACGACGTGTGTCGCTACGGTGGCGAGGAGTTTGCCCTGCTGCTTCCGAACACCGACGAACGTGGCGCCAAAGTGCTGCTGGAACACATTCGTGAGCAAATCGAGCGATCACCGGTCGGTACAGATGCCGGTGACGTAAGCCTGACCGTCAGCATTGGCTTTGTCAGTGCCATGGTCAGCAGCAGCATTGACGATAACACCTTGTTATCTCAGGCCGATCAGGCTCTTTATCAGGCCAAGCAAAGCGGCCGGAACAAGGTTTGTCAGTATCATTCAACAGCATCGCAGGAGTAA
- the hemB gene encoding porphobilinogen synthase: MASYPHTRLRRLRKNAFTRNLVAESRLTCADLIYPMFVLEGKNRRESVDSMPGIERLSIDLLIKEAEQLVALGIPAIALFPVTPIDLKTDCGSEAFNPDGLAQKAIRALKEFVPEIGVISDVALDPFTSHGQDGLLDDSGYVSNDSTCDVLVKQALSHAEAGADIVAPSDMMDGRIGRIRSALEQQGHQNTCIMAYSAKYASSYYGPFRDAVGSAANIQGGNKKSYQMDPANSDEALREIALDIEEGADMVMVKPGMPYLDIVQRCKQQFGVPTFAYQVSGEYAMHKAAFANGWLSEEEVILESLLAFKRAGADGILTYFAKQAAQLLQR, from the coding sequence TTGGCTAGTTATCCTCATACCAGATTACGTCGTTTACGTAAAAATGCCTTCACACGGAACCTGGTTGCAGAGTCCAGGCTGACCTGTGCAGATTTAATCTATCCCATGTTTGTTCTTGAGGGCAAAAACCGCCGTGAAAGCGTGGATTCAATGCCCGGTATTGAACGCTTATCGATTGATTTATTGATCAAAGAAGCCGAACAACTGGTGGCTCTGGGCATCCCTGCAATCGCGTTGTTTCCGGTGACGCCCATCGATCTTAAAACAGACTGTGGCAGTGAGGCCTTCAACCCGGACGGGCTGGCACAAAAAGCCATCCGCGCGCTGAAAGAGTTTGTGCCAGAGATTGGTGTAATCTCTGATGTGGCGCTGGATCCCTTTACCTCTCATGGTCAGGATGGCCTGCTGGATGACAGTGGCTATGTCAGCAATGACAGTACCTGCGATGTACTGGTCAAACAGGCTCTGTCGCACGCCGAAGCGGGGGCTGATATCGTTGCCCCATCCGATATGATGGACGGTCGCATTGGCAGGATTCGCTCAGCACTGGAACAACAGGGGCATCAAAATACCTGCATCATGGCCTACTCGGCTAAGTATGCGTCCAGTTACTATGGGCCTTTCCGCGACGCCGTCGGTTCGGCCGCCAATATTCAGGGTGGCAACAAGAAAAGCTATCAGATGGACCCAGCCAATAGTGATGAAGCGCTGCGGGAGATCGCCCTGGATATCGAAGAAGGCGCCGATATGGTCATGGTTAAACCCGGTATGCCTTACCTGGATATTGTGCAGCGCTGTAAACAGCAATTCGGCGTGCCCACTTTTGCTTACCAGGTCAGTGGTGAATATGCCATGCACAAGGCCGCCTTTGCCAATGGCTGGTTGTCAGAAGAAGAGGTGATCCTGGAATCGCTGCTGGCCTTCAAACGGGCCGGAGCGGATGGCATTCTAACCTACTTTGCCAAGCAAGCCGCCCAGTTGTTGCAGCGGTGA
- the rhlB gene encoding ATP-dependent RNA helicase RhlB yields the protein MQTTHLTETRFSELPLHEDVIKALSAANFQHCTPIQALSLPPMLEGKDVAGQAQTGTGKTIAFLAATFHHLLNNRQQQTKQPRAIIMAPTRELAVQIYNDAELLSKHTGITLGLIYGGEGYQSQREVLEKGVDIIIGTTGRIIDYYKQHIFSLEHIQVCVLDEADRMFDLGFIKDIRYLLRRMPSADERLSMLFSATLSMRVQELAYEHMNNPVHVEIEPQQMTASRVQEELFYPSNEDKMLLLLTLLEEEWPEKAIVFANTKHCCENLFDWLQADGHRVGLLSGDVPQKKRLQIMNQFSEGKLDVLVATDVAARGLHIEKVTHVFNYDLPDDAEDYVHRIGRTGRAGKSGHAISFACEKYALNLPAIEEYIRHSIPVTDYFHDALLDDVTPPKRQYKKRMQSGKNLSKGKPRGRSPRNR from the coding sequence ATGCAAACAACTCATTTAACTGAAACCCGTTTTTCCGAGCTTCCTCTGCATGAGGATGTGATCAAGGCATTATCTGCCGCGAACTTTCAACATTGTACTCCGATCCAGGCGCTTAGTCTGCCGCCCATGTTAGAGGGCAAAGACGTTGCCGGCCAGGCCCAAACCGGCACCGGCAAGACTATCGCATTTTTGGCGGCCACCTTCCATCATTTGCTGAACAATCGTCAGCAACAGACCAAACAGCCTCGGGCCATTATTATGGCTCCTACGCGCGAACTGGCTGTTCAGATCTACAATGATGCGGAATTGCTGAGCAAGCATACCGGTATCACGCTGGGACTGATCTATGGCGGTGAAGGCTATCAGAGCCAGCGTGAAGTGCTGGAAAAAGGTGTGGATATCATTATTGGTACCACCGGGCGTATTATTGATTACTACAAACAACATATCTTCAGCCTGGAACACATTCAGGTCTGTGTGCTGGATGAAGCCGATCGTATGTTTGATCTGGGCTTTATCAAGGATATCCGTTATCTGCTCAGACGCATGCCATCTGCTGACGAAAGACTCAGCATGTTATTTTCTGCCACCTTGTCGATGCGGGTGCAGGAACTGGCTTATGAGCATATGAATAACCCGGTGCATGTGGAGATCGAGCCACAGCAGATGACGGCCAGTCGGGTCCAGGAAGAGCTTTTTTATCCTTCCAACGAAGATAAAATGTTGCTGCTACTGACATTGCTGGAAGAGGAATGGCCTGAGAAAGCCATTGTTTTTGCTAATACCAAGCATTGTTGTGAAAACCTGTTTGACTGGTTGCAGGCCGATGGCCATCGGGTAGGCTTATTGAGCGGTGATGTACCGCAGAAAAAGCGTCTGCAGATCATGAATCAGTTCAGTGAAGGCAAACTGGATGTGCTGGTGGCCACGGATGTCGCAGCCCGCGGGTTGCACATCGAAAAAGTGACCCATGTGTTCAACTACGATTTACCTGACGATGCCGAAGACTATGTGCATCGTATCGGGCGCACAGGCCGTGCCGGTAAGAGTGGCCATGCCATCAGTTTTGCCTGTGAAAAATATGCGCTGAATTTGCCGGCTATCGAGGAATATATCCGTCATTCCATTCCGGTCACCGACTATTTCCACGATGCCTTGCTGGACGATGTGACGCCGCCCAAGCGTCAGTACAAAAAGCGTATGCAAAGCGGTAAAAACCTCAGCAAAGGTAAACCCAGAGGCAGAAGCCCTCGTAACAGATGA
- the trxA gene encoding thioredoxin TrxA, which produces MSDKIIQLSDDSFEADVINAKDPVLVDFWAEWCGPCKMIAPILEEVANEFDGKLTVGKLNVDQNTETPPKYGIRGIPTLLLFKDGNVAATKVGALSKTQLAEFLNDNI; this is translated from the coding sequence ATGAGCGACAAAATTATCCAGTTATCTGACGACAGTTTTGAGGCCGATGTTATCAATGCCAAAGATCCTGTGCTGGTTGACTTCTGGGCAGAATGGTGTGGCCCTTGTAAAATGATCGCGCCTATTCTGGAAGAAGTAGCCAACGAATTCGATGGCAAATTAACAGTTGGCAAGCTGAATGTCGACCAAAATACTGAAACCCCGCCTAAATACGGCATCCGCGGCATCCCCACGCTGCTGTTATTCAAGGACGGGAATGTGGCTGCTACCAAAGTAGGCGCCCTGTCAAAAACTCAGTTAGCTGAGTTTCTGAACGACAATATCTGA
- the rho gene encoding transcription termination factor Rho, with the protein MNLTELKSKPVSELVELADQMGLDNMARARKQDIIFAILKAHAKSGEDIFGDGALEILQDGFGFLRSADSSYLAGPDDIYVSPSQIRRFNLRTGDTISGKIRPPKDSERYFALLKINEVNFDRPENSRNKILFENLTPLHATERLRMERGNGSTEDITARVLDLASPIGRGQRGLIVAPPKAGKTLLLQNIAQSIAANHPECVLMVLLIDERPEEVTEMQRLVQGEVVASTFDEPASRHVQVAEMVIEKAKRLVEHKKDVVILLDSITRLARAYNTIIPSSGKVLTGGVDANALHKPKRFFGAARNVEEGGSLTIIATALIDTGSKMDEVIYEEFKGTGNMELHLNRKIAEKRVFPAIDFNRSGTRREELLTTQDELQKMWILRKIVHEMSEIDAMEFLIDKLSMTKTNNEFFDAMRRQKS; encoded by the coding sequence ATGAATCTGACGGAACTAAAAAGTAAACCCGTAAGCGAGCTTGTTGAGCTGGCCGACCAAATGGGCCTGGACAACATGGCCCGGGCACGCAAACAAGACATTATTTTTGCTATTCTCAAAGCCCATGCCAAAAGTGGCGAAGACATCTTTGGTGATGGCGCATTGGAAATACTGCAGGACGGATTCGGTTTTCTGCGCTCCGCAGACTCCTCGTATCTGGCCGGCCCCGATGACATTTATGTGTCTCCCAGCCAGATAAGGCGTTTCAATCTGCGCACGGGCGATACCATCTCAGGCAAAATACGCCCGCCCAAAGACAGTGAGCGCTATTTTGCCCTGCTAAAGATTAACGAAGTTAACTTCGACCGTCCTGAAAACTCCCGTAATAAAATCCTCTTCGAAAACCTTACGCCTTTACATGCCACCGAAAGGCTGCGCATGGAACGGGGTAATGGCAGTACCGAGGATATTACTGCGCGGGTACTGGATCTGGCATCGCCCATCGGCCGCGGTCAGCGTGGTCTGATTGTGGCGCCGCCGAAAGCCGGTAAAACCCTGTTGCTACAAAATATCGCTCAGAGTATCGCCGCCAATCACCCCGAGTGTGTGTTGATGGTACTGCTGATCGACGAGCGCCCGGAAGAAGTGACAGAAATGCAACGTCTGGTGCAGGGTGAAGTGGTCGCCTCGACCTTTGATGAGCCGGCCAGCCGCCACGTTCAGGTAGCTGAAATGGTGATCGAGAAAGCCAAGCGTCTGGTTGAACACAAGAAAGACGTGGTCATCCTGCTCGACTCCATCACCCGACTGGCCCGGGCCTACAATACCATCATCCCGTCGTCCGGCAAGGTACTCACCGGTGGCGTGGACGCCAATGCGTTACACAAGCCAAAACGCTTTTTTGGTGCCGCCCGTAACGTTGAGGAAGGCGGCAGTCTGACCATTATTGCCACGGCTCTTATTGATACCGGCTCCAAAATGGATGAAGTCATCTATGAAGAGTTTAAAGGCACCGGCAACATGGAACTGCACCTGAACCGTAAGATTGCCGAAAAGCGGGTCTTCCCGGCTATCGATTTCAATCGTTCAGGTACCCGTCGCGAAGAATTGCTGACCACACAGGATGAATTACAAAAGATGTGGATCCTGCGCAAGATTGTGCATGAGATGTCAGAAATTGATGCCATGGAGTTTTTAATCGATAAACTTTCCATGACCAAGACCAACAATGAATTCTTCGATGCCATGCGGCGGCAGAAGAGCTAA
- a CDS encoding Rsd/AlgQ family anti-sigma factor, which translates to MLTKVEHAEQQWGGAHHAIDKWLEGRRKLLVQYCELAGLPPFERDHTALPASEAIETFCELLVDYVSAGHFEFYDRIVESAEGNGMGKALSEEVYPRISDTTDQALSFNDHYAQIDKDQDMQHFDQHLSNLGQAMEERFELEDRLIQTLYKEHL; encoded by the coding sequence ATGTTGACAAAGGTTGAGCACGCAGAGCAGCAGTGGGGTGGGGCTCATCACGCCATAGACAAGTGGCTTGAAGGGCGCAGAAAATTACTGGTGCAATACTGTGAGCTGGCGGGGTTGCCCCCGTTTGAGCGGGACCACACGGCCTTGCCTGCAAGCGAAGCCATTGAAACATTCTGTGAATTGCTGGTGGATTATGTCTCAGCCGGTCATTTCGAATTTTATGATCGTATTGTCGAGAGTGCTGAGGGCAACGGTATGGGTAAAGCACTGTCTGAAGAAGTGTACCCGCGCATATCAGATACCACAGATCAGGCCCTGAGTTTTAATGATCATTATGCACAAATCGACAAAGATCAGGATATGCAGCACTTCGATCAACATCTTTCCAACCTGGGGCAGGCGATGGAAGAGCGCTTTGAACTGGAAGATCGCCTGATTCAGACATTATATAAAGAGCATCTCTGA
- the nudC gene encoding NAD(+) diphosphatase, with amino-acid sequence MFAMPTDKPINKPAYWLILSQNKLVRLENQSTFILARHSELEFVSQYLNNAVRVGQYQQTDCYMLDMEQQAPDHSNAELIGLRDALMSENDDAFNIIARAWQVAVFLRTHRYCGQCGSQMQRVDRELATHCHRCQHRCYPRISPCIIVAIKKQQQILLARGRHHKQGMYSTLAGFVESGESLEQAVHREVMEEVGIKIKNLRYFDSQPWPFPHSLMMGFLAEHDSGEINVDGEEILEADWYAADSLPVTPPEFSIAGRLIKAALRK; translated from the coding sequence ATGTTCGCCATGCCAACAGATAAACCCATTAACAAACCCGCCTATTGGCTGATTCTGTCGCAAAACAAACTGGTCAGGCTTGAGAATCAGAGCACCTTTATACTTGCCCGGCATTCAGAACTGGAGTTTGTTTCCCAGTACCTGAATAACGCGGTCAGAGTCGGTCAATACCAACAAACTGACTGCTATATGCTGGATATGGAGCAGCAGGCACCCGATCACAGTAATGCCGAATTAATCGGATTGCGTGATGCTCTGATGAGCGAAAATGACGATGCATTCAATATTATCGCCAGGGCATGGCAGGTAGCAGTATTTCTGCGTACACACCGATACTGCGGCCAGTGTGGCAGCCAGATGCAAAGGGTTGACAGGGAACTGGCAACTCATTGTCACCGTTGTCAGCATCGTTGTTATCCGCGTATTTCACCCTGTATTATCGTTGCGATTAAAAAACAGCAGCAGATTCTGCTGGCCAGGGGCCGCCATCATAAACAAGGTATGTATTCAACCCTGGCGGGTTTTGTTGAAAGCGGTGAATCCCTGGAGCAGGCGGTGCACAGGGAAGTCATGGAAGAGGTAGGGATAAAAATAAAAAACCTGCGCTACTTCGACAGCCAGCCCTGGCCTTTTCCCCATTCGCTGATGATGGGCTTTCTGGCAGAGCATGACAGTGGCGAAATTAACGTCGATGGTGAGGAAATACTTGAAGCGGATTGGTATGCAGCGGACAGCCTGCCTGTCACACCACCGGAGTTTTCCATTGCCGGGCGACTGATTAAAGCTGCCCTGAGGAAATAA
- the hemE gene encoding uroporphyrinogen decarboxylase, with protein MPGLENDRYLKALMKQPVDKTPVWMMRQAGRYLPEYKATRAQAGDFMSLCKNPELACEVTLQPLRRFDLDAAILFSDILTIPDAMGLGLYFETGEGPKFERPVRSLSEVQKLGVPDPEQELSYVMNAVRTIREALAGQVPLIGFSGSPWTLATYMVEGGTTKSFSQIKKLAFAEPQTLHLLLDKLADAVILYLNAQIAAGAQSVMIFDTWGGVLSPRDYKDFSLQYMHKIVDGLVRENEGRKVPVTLFTKNGSMWLEAIAATGCDGVGLDWTIDIGEARSRIGDKVALQGNMDPSMLYASPERIEEEVQLILQGYGKGSGHVFNLGHGIHPDVPPEHAKAFIDAVHKYSPQYHQE; from the coding sequence ATGCCTGGATTAGAGAATGATCGTTATCTTAAAGCCCTGATGAAGCAACCGGTGGACAAAACACCGGTATGGATGATGCGCCAGGCGGGACGATATTTACCTGAATACAAGGCAACACGGGCGCAGGCCGGTGATTTTATGTCACTGTGCAAAAACCCGGAACTGGCCTGTGAAGTGACCCTGCAACCCCTGCGACGCTTCGATCTTGATGCCGCGATTCTGTTTTCCGATATTCTCACCATTCCTGATGCCATGGGTCTTGGACTGTATTTCGAAACCGGTGAAGGCCCGAAGTTTGAGAGGCCTGTGCGCAGTCTCAGCGAAGTACAAAAGCTGGGGGTGCCTGATCCCGAACAAGAGCTGAGTTATGTGATGAATGCCGTGCGTACCATACGCGAGGCACTGGCTGGCCAGGTGCCGTTAATTGGCTTTTCAGGCAGTCCCTGGACGCTGGCGACCTATATGGTTGAGGGTGGCACAACTAAAAGCTTCAGCCAGATCAAAAAGCTCGCCTTCGCCGAGCCTCAGACATTGCACCTATTGCTGGATAAACTGGCCGATGCAGTGATTCTCTATCTGAACGCACAAATTGCTGCCGGCGCCCAATCGGTGATGATCTTCGATACCTGGGGCGGGGTGTTATCACCCAGAGACTATAAAGATTTTTCATTGCAGTATATGCACAAAATCGTCGATGGTCTGGTGCGGGAGAATGAGGGACGTAAAGTGCCGGTGACCCTGTTTACCAAGAATGGTAGCATGTGGCTGGAAGCTATTGCTGCTACCGGCTGTGACGGTGTAGGTCTGGACTGGACCATAGATATCGGCGAAGCCAGAAGCCGAATCGGTGACAAGGTGGCCCTGCAAGGCAATATGGACCCCTCCATGCTCTATGCCAGCCCTGAGCGTATTGAAGAAGAGGTGCAACTGATACTGCAGGGGTATGGCAAAGGGTCAGGGCATGTATTTAACCTTGGCCACGGCATTCACCCTGATGTGCCACCGGAGCATGCTAAAGCCTTTATCGATGCGGTGCATAAGTACAGCCCGCAATATCATCAGGAATAA